Proteins encoded within one genomic window of Clostridiales bacterium:
- a CDS encoding alpha/beta hydrolase, protein MEIKTVNLYEYFKLERKEGFKGYLKCFTKAQPQTYGQDYIYPAMLVLPGGGYAFVSDREADPIALRYSVYGFQAFVLDYTVGAVRNYPTQVQEAAMAMIYIRENAKIFNISKDMICAVGFSAGGHLCGCLANLFDDPVLRGIFGKRADLIRPDAVILSYPVITSGQKSHAGSFDALCGDDQNLKRYLSLEHRVKGDSSPAFIWHTYTDKAVPVYNSLVYALACEKNNVPFELHVFEKGDHGLATAQLDTNAPKTIAQASAKADQWLDLSVNWLKDRNIKLKSK, encoded by the coding sequence ATGGAAATAAAAACTGTTAATTTGTATGAGTATTTTAAATTAGAACGCAAGGAAGGCTTTAAAGGCTACCTAAAATGCTTTACCAAAGCCCAGCCCCAAACCTATGGTCAAGATTATATTTATCCTGCCATGTTAGTTTTGCCCGGCGGCGGTTATGCCTTTGTGTCCGATAGGGAAGCCGACCCAATCGCGCTGCGATATTCGGTTTATGGTTTTCAAGCATTTGTTTTGGATTATACCGTAGGCGCCGTCCGAAATTATCCCACGCAGGTCCAAGAAGCCGCCATGGCAATGATTTATATAAGGGAAAACGCGAAAATATTTAATATATCCAAAGATATGATTTGCGCCGTCGGTTTTTCGGCGGGCGGGCATTTATGCGGCTGTCTTGCCAATTTGTTTGACGACCCTGTCTTGAGGGGCATTTTTGGCAAACGCGCGGATTTAATAAGGCCCGACGCCGTTATCTTGAGCTATCCCGTTATTACAAGCGGCCAAAAATCCCACGCGGGCTCGTTTGACGCCCTTTGCGGCGACGACCAAAACCTTAAGCGTTACTTATCGCTAGAACATAGGGTCAAGGGCGACTCTTCGCCCGCTTTTATTTGGCATACCTATACGGACAAAGCTGTGCCCGTATATAACAGTCTTGTTTACGCGCTGGCTTGCGAAAAAAACAATGTGCCCTTTGAGCTGCATGTCTTTGAAAAAGGCGATCACGGCCTCGCTACCGCCCAACTGGACACAAACGCCCCTAAGACAATAGCCCAAGCAAGCGCCAAGGCAGACCAATGGCTGGATTTGAGCGTTAATTGGCTAAAAGACAGAAACATAAAATTAAAATCAAAATAA
- a CDS encoding chromate transporter: MKKNFKLYISLFLATLKISAFTFGGGFVIISLMRKEFVQKRKWLTDQEMLNFTALAQSSPGAVAINTCLLVGHHIGGFLGAALTVLAAALPPLTIISIISLFYTVIRDNMIVSYILMGMQAGVAAVLCDVIMGLSASVWRESRTFALVVMILSFLALALLSINVIFVIAACAVAGVIYFGKTNKKGLKNDLS; the protein is encoded by the coding sequence TTGAAAAAAAATTTTAAACTGTATATATCTTTATTCTTGGCCACTCTAAAGATAAGCGCTTTTACTTTTGGGGGCGGCTTTGTCATTATTTCGCTGATGAGAAAGGAATTTGTCCAAAAGCGCAAATGGCTTACCGACCAAGAAATGCTCAATTTTACGGCGCTCGCCCAGTCGTCGCCCGGCGCGGTCGCTATTAATACTTGTTTGTTGGTAGGGCATCATATAGGCGGGTTTTTGGGCGCGGCGCTCACGGTGCTGGCCGCGGCCTTGCCGCCCTTGACAATAATATCAATCATTTCATTATTCTATACCGTAATACGAGACAACATGATTGTAAGCTATATCCTAATGGGAATGCAGGCGGGAGTCGCCGCCGTGCTTTGCGATGTTATTATGGGTTTAAGCGCTTCCGTTTGGCGCGAAAGCAGAACTTTTGCGCTTGTTGTTATGATTTTGAGTTTTTTGGCTCTGGCGCTATTGTCTATTAATGTCATTTTTGTAATAGCGGCTTGCGCCGTTGCGGGCGTTATATACTTTGGCAAAACCAATAAAAAAGGATTAAAAAATGATTTATCTTGA
- a CDS encoding chromate transporter, with amino-acid sequence MIYLELFCAFFKIGLFSIGGGYAAMPLIEQQIVVKNAWITINEFADLVVIAETTPGPIALNAATFVGTQVAGLGGAIVATIGFITPSAIIISFLLFLYNRYKNLGFVNKALKGLRPAVVGFVAAATLTILKLTFLSQSAATIGSVNLVSIIIFVIALFALRKLKAKPILVMLGAGFLGFLVYGGLELFL; translated from the coding sequence ATGATTTATCTTGAGCTGTTTTGTGCGTTTTTTAAAATAGGGCTTTTTTCTATAGGCGGCGGATATGCCGCGATGCCTTTGATAGAACAGCAAATCGTCGTCAAAAACGCTTGGATTACGATAAACGAGTTTGCCGACCTTGTGGTTATAGCCGAAACGACCCCCGGACCCATCGCGCTTAACGCGGCAACCTTTGTGGGCACGCAGGTAGCGGGTTTGGGCGGCGCAATAGTCGCGACAATCGGTTTTATAACGCCGTCGGCGATTATAATATCTTTTTTGTTGTTTTTATATAACAGATACAAAAACCTTGGATTTGTCAACAAAGCGTTAAAAGGCTTGCGGCCCGCCGTCGTGGGATTTGTCGCGGCAGCGACGCTGACAATCTTGAAACTTACTTTTCTCTCCCAAAGCGCCGCGACTATAGGCTCAGTTAATTTGGTTTCAATAATAATCTTTGTAATCGCGCTTTTTGCGCTAAGAAAATTAAAGGCAAAACCTATATTAGTCATGCTGGGCGCGGGCTTTTTGGGCTTTTTGGTTTACGGCGGCTTGGAATTGTTTTTATAA